In Nocardioides sp. WS12, the DNA window TCCTTCTTCAAGCTGTTGTTCCTGGCGGTCGCGGTGATCCTGATCCACTGCTACTACGGCTACACCGCGTCCGGCGGACCCGCCGGCGTGGGGCGTGCCGTCGGTACCGCCATCCGGACCAGCATCGTGACCATCGTGGTGGCCGACTTCTTCTTGAGTTTCGCCATCTGGGGCTCCACAACGACCGTCAGGATCACCGGATGAGGGGGGTCCTGCCGTGCTGGTGAACATCCACCACGACAGCGCGAAGGAGCACAACCGGCTCCTGGTCGCTGGTGTCGTCTTCCTCAGCGTCATCGCGCTGCTGCTCTGGCTGTCGATCGCGATCTACAACAAGACGTTCGACAACAGCACCATCGTCACCGTGAAGGCGGACCGCGCCGGCCTGCAGTTGGCGAAGTTCGGCGACGTGCGTCTCAACGGTGCGCTCGTCGGACGGGTCGACAAGATCTCCCAGGACGGCGAAGAGGCCGAGATCACCCTGGCCATCGAGCCCGATGCGGCCACGAAGATCCCGGCGAACGTCGAGGTGCAGATCCTGCCCACGACGTTGTTCGGCCAGAAGTTCGTGGCGCTGATCCGGCCGGAGGCTGCGTCGGAGACCCCGCTCAAGGACGGCGACGTGATCCCGTCGGACCGGGTCGAGACCAACGTCGAGCTCAGCCAGATCCTCGCTGACCTGTTCCCGCTGCTGCGTGCGGTGCGTCCTGCTGACCTCAACGCCACCCTCAACGCGCTGTTGACCGCGCTTGAGGGCCGTGGCGAGGACATCGGAGAGACGATGGACCAGCTCGGCCAGTACATCGGTGCGATCGACGAATCCCTGCCGACCCTGCGCAAGGACCTGATCGCGCTCGCCGAAGTGGCCGACGCCTACGACCTCGCGGCGCCTGACCTGCTCGACGTGCTCGACAACGTCACCGTGAGCAGCAAGACGGTGACGGAGAAGGCCGCCGACCTCGACGTCTTCTTCTCCGACCTCACCGGTCTGGCGAACACCTCGCGCCGCATCCTCGGTGACAACGAGCAGAACCTGATCCGGATGGGCCAGGTCACTGCGCCGGTCATCGCACTCCTGGCGCGGTACTCACCCGAGTTCCCCTGCCTGATCCGCGGTGCGGCCAACTACGAGCCGATCCTCTCCAAGACGTTCGAGGGCAACGTCGTCAAGCAGTACATGGAGTTCTTCACGCCGCAGTTCCGGCCCTACGACGAGCGCGACCTCCCGGAGTACGGCGAGGTCGGGCACGGACCGTGGTGTGCGGGCCTGCCGTCGTTCAAGGTTCCGGCCGACCAGAAGACGCTCGACCAGGGCTCCGACATCGACGAGAAGGGCGGGTACCTCCCGTTCCCGATCCCCGGCCTGCCCAACCCGAACCCCGCCGCACACATCGACAGTGGCTACGCCGGCAGCGCCGGCGAGCAGGAGGTCCTCAACGCGATGCTCGCTGGTGACAGCGGCCGTACCCCCGAGGCGTACGGCGCCCTGGGCTCCCTGCTGTACGGGCCTGTTGTCCGTGAAGGGCAGGCGGCCGGATGAGCAGTCTTCCCACCGAGGCGAACCTGCGCCGTCAGCGGAACGCCCCGACGTACGCCGCTGCGATCAAGCTCGGCATCTTCACCCTGGTGTCCATCTTCGTGACCGGCCTGCTGGCTGTGATCATGGGCAACATCGGTTTCGGTGACCGCAACGAGTTCCGGGCCATCTTCACCAATGCGACGTCGCTGTCGAAGGGCGACGACGTACGCGTCGCGGGCGTCAACGTCGGCGAGGTCAAGAAGGTCGAGCACCACAACCGGTCGCAGGCGATCGTGACGTTCAAGGTCGACACCGGCGTGAAGATGACGACCGCCTCGCGGGCCGAGATCCGGTTCCTCAACCTCGTCGGCGACCGCTACATGGCGCTCGAGGCGGGCACCGGTTCCGAGGACGCGCGTCCGCTGGAGTCCGGAGCCACGATCCCGGTCGACCACACGAAGCCGGCCCTCGACCTGACCGTGCTCTTCGACGGGTTCAAGCCCCTGTTCGCCGCGCTCAGCCCCGACCAGGTCAACGAGCTCAGCATGAACCTGGTGCAGGTCCTGCAGGGGGAGGGCGGCACGGTGAAGAGCCTGCTGGCCCACACCGCGTCGCTCACGGGCACGCTTGCGGATCGCGACGCGCTGATCGGTGACGTGGTCACGAACCTGAGCCAGACGCTGAAGACCGTCGACGAGCGCCACGACCAGCTCAGCACCCTGGTGATCGAACTCAAGGACTGGATGACCGACCTGGCGAAGGACCGCAACACCATCGGGTCCTCCCTGGACAACATCTCCCAGCTCACCGTGACGGTGGCCGACCTGTTGCGCCGCGGCCGTCCGCTGCTCAAGGAGGACATCGCCGCCCTGCGCGCGCTGTCCAAGCTCCTCAACAAGCCGGAGAACCGCGCGAACCTCTCGCAACTCCTGGACCGGATGCCCGAGACGATGCAGGACCAGACGCGAACCGGTACCTACGGCTCCTGGTACCAGTACTACGTCTGCGGCTTCTCGGCGAAGATCAGGCTCCCTGTGATTGCGGATCTGCCGATCCTCAAGGAGATCCAGAAGTACATCGGCGACATCAACTTCCACTCCAGCGCACCGAGGTGTCAGAACTGATGGCCCGGGCAAGCGATGCACGCGTTCTGCGCCTCGGCGTGATCACCCTCGTGTTGATGACGTTGATCTCCGCGGCGACCTTCAACCTGGGCAAGTTCCCGGGCTTCCGGGGCACCACGTACTACGCCGAGTTCAGTGACGCCAGCGGGATCCACAAGGGCAACATCGTCCAGGTGGGCGGGATCCGGGTCGGCCGCGTCAGTGACGTCACGCTCGACGGCGACAAGGTCCTGGTGAAGTTCGACCTCGACGGTGACGTCGACTTCGGCAAGGACAGCACCGCCTCGATCGAGGTCCTCAACCTGCTCGGGGAGAAGTACCTCGACGTGCAGCCGGTCGGCAAGGGTCAGCTCGCTGAGGGCGGCACCATTCCGGTCGAGCGCACCGAGTCGGCCTACGACATCGTCGGCGTGTTCAGCGACCTGACGAACACGACCGAGGAGATCGACACCCAGCAGCTCTCCGAAGCGCTGGACACCGTCGCCGACACCCTCGACGTCTCCGCCCCCGAGATCCAGGCGTCCTTCGACGGCATCGCACGCCTCTCGCGCAGCGTCGCCTCGCGGGACGAGGAGATCCAGACCCTCTTTGCGAGCTCGAAGGAGGTCACCAAGGTCCTGTCCGAGCGCAGCGACGACATCGTCCAGCTGATGAAGAGCAGTGATCTGGTCTTCCAGGAACTCACCAAGCGCCAGGCCGCCGTCCACGACCTGCTCGTCAACGCGCGCCTCCTGGCCCAGGAACTCCGGGGCCTGGTCAAGGACAACGAGAAGCAGATCGGACCGGCCCTCAAGGAGGTCAATGGTCTGGTGACCTTCCTGACCGGCAAGAAGAACAAGCTCAAGGAGACGCTCGCGGCCCTCGGTCCGTACGTCTCCATCCTGTCCAACATCATCGGCACCGGCCCGTGGTTCGACGCCTATGCGGCCAACCTGCTGGCGTTGCCCACCGGTGAGTTCCTGCCTGGATTCCCGGAGTGATGACGATGGTTTCCTCGATCTTCAAGCGCATCGACCGACGGGTGTTGATCCTCGTCGGGGTGGTCCTTCTCGTCGGCGTCATGATCAACGTCTTCAACTCGCCGAAGGAGATGAAGACGGTCACGGCGAACTTCCCGCGTGCTGTCAGCGTCTACAAGGGCACCGACGTCCGGGTCCTCGGTGTCAACGTCGGCAAGGTGACTGCGGTGATCCCCGCCGGCAACTCGGTCCGGGTCGAGATGGAGTACGACGCGTCGTACAAGATCCCGGCGGGAGCGCAAGCCGTCATCGTGACCCCCACCCTGGTCGCTGACCGGTTCGTCCAGCTCACGCCCGTGTACGTCGGCGGCGACGTGATGGCGGATGGTGCCGACATCGCGCTGCCGCAGACCGGGGTGCCGGTCGAGCTCGACCGCATCTACGCCAGCCTCCAGTCCCTGACCCAGGCGCTCGGCCCCAACGGGGTCAACGCCGACGGCACTCTCGACCACCTGCTGGCGGCGGGGGAGAAGGCCTTCTCGGGGCAGGGCACCAAGGGCAACCAGATGATCCGTGACCTCGCGCAGGCAGCCGAGACCTTCGGTGACGGCGCCGGCCCGTTGTTCGAGACGGTGACCTACCTCGCGGAGTTCACCCGGACCCTCGCGGAGAACGACACGCTGGTGCGTGCGTTCATGCAGGACCTCACCGGTGTCTCGGCGATGCTCGCCGAGGAGAGCGACGAACTCGAGCAGGCCGTGACTGCGGTCGCCCAGGCCGTCGGCAGCGTCGAGTCCTTCGTGAAGAACAACCGCGACGCCTTCGTCACCGACGTCGAGAAGCTCACCGAAGTGCTGAGCACCATCGTGTCGGAGAAGGACAACCTGAAGAAGGCGATGGAGGTCGCACCCGTGGCCATGGGCAACCTGCACATGGGCTTCGACCACGTCAGCGGTTCGCAGAACTCGCGGATCGGCATCGGCGGGCAGATCTGGGACGCCGACGGCTTCCTCTGCGCGGTGATCCAGCAGCAGCCGGGCATGCCCGCCGCGCTCAAGGACACCACCTGCGATCTGATCGAGAAGCTGCTCGAGCCGATCGTCAGCCAGCTGCCGTGGCTGCCGCCCGAGTACAAGTCGTACCTGCCCAAGCAGGTCGACACCAAGCAGGGCATCCGGCGCCCCGAGGTCACCGAGGTCTCCTACTCGACCGGCGACAACGCCTCCGTCGAGAACCTGCTGGGAGGTGGACAGTGAGGACCCCACGCCTGCGCGGCTGGGCCCGGGGTGCAGCTGCACTCCTGGCCGGCACGGTGCTGCTCACCGGCTGTGACTTCGACGGCGCCTACGACCTGCCCCTGCCCGGGCACCCGGTCGATGCCGACGACGCCTTCGAGATCACGGCCTACTTCAAGGACGTCCTGAACGTGGTCCCGAGGTCCCCGGTCATGGTCGACGACGTCGTCGTCGGCGAGGTGACCGAGGTCGAACGGGCTGGCTGGAATGCCAAGGTGACCCTGATCCTGCGCAAGGACGTGAAGCTCCCCGACAACGTGATCGCCGACATCCGGCAGGTCTCCCTCCTGGGTGAGAAGTACGTCGCCCTGGAAGCCCCGAAGGAGCAGGCGGCCACCGGTCGCCTGGCCGAGGGCGACACCATCCAGCTCGCGCAGACCGGCCGCAACCCGGAGGTCGAGGAAGTGCTCGGCGCCCTCTCGTTCCTGCTCAGCGGCGGCGGCGTGGCCCAACTCGGCACGATCGTGCACGAGGCCAACCAGGTCATGTCCGGTCGCGAGGACCGGTTGCGCAACCTGCTGTCGTCCCTGGACTCGGTGGTGGGAACCATCGACCAGCAGAAGGTCGACATCATCAACGCGCTCCAGTCGATGAACAACCTGACCACCAAGCTCAATGCCGAGAAGGACACCATCGGCGAAGCGCTCGACGCCACCGGCCCCGCGATCAAGGTGCTCGCCGCGCAGCACGAGGAACTCATCGCGATGCTCGACGCGCTCGACAAGCTGGGCAAGGTGGGCACCCGCGTCATCAACGCGAGCAAGGAGGACGTGCTGAGCATCCTCAAGGACCTCAGCCCCGTCCTGCGCAAGCTGACCGAGGCCGACGAGCAGCTCGCGCCCGGCCTCAACCTGCTGGTGAGCTTCCCGTTCCCCCAGTCGGCCAACAAGATCGTCGAGGGCGACTACGCCGACACGATCATCCGTGCCGACCTCGACATCGCGAACCTCTACAAGACGCTGGGGCTCCCGGAGATCCAGTTGCCCGACCTCGGGGAAGTGCTGGACCAGGTGACCCGGTGCCTGCGGAGCGGGAACCTTCTCGGTACCGCGTGCGCGAAGGTGCTCAACGACGTCAACCTGCTCAAGGACCTGCAGGACCAGTGCAAGACGGCGGCCCTGAAGACCAGCCCGGTCTGCAAGTTGCTGAACTCGCTGCCGACCCTGGACCTGAACGACCTGCTCAAGAACGGTCTGCTCGGCGCGGACGGCCCACTGGGCGGACTGACCCGCGGCCTGGCCGGCGTCGAACCGTCGTACAACAACAGCAGCACCGAGAGCCTGTTGGGAGCGACCGCATGACGCGCGGCGTACGGATCCGGCTGATGGCCTTCGTCGTGCTGAGCGCGGTGGGCATCACCTACATCACGGCTAGTTACCTCGGTCTCGTCGACAAGGTGACCGGTCGGGGCCTCACGGTCACGGCCACCCTGCCCGGCTCGGGCGGCATCTTCGAGGGCAGCGAGGTGACCTACCGGGGCGTCAAGATCGGCAAGGTCTCCAGGGTTGTGCCGACCGAGGAGGGCATCGACCTGACCCTTGCCCTGGAACACGACGCCAAGGTCCCGCTCGACTCGGCGATCTCGGTGCACAACCTCTCCGCCGTCGGTGAGCAGTACTTCGACTTCCAGCCTGCTGACGACAAGGGCCCGTACGCGAAGGACGGGTCGAAGTTCATCGGCAACGACGACTCGCTGCCGGTAGACGAGGGCGACCTGCTGGTCGACCTCAACCAGTTCGTCCAGTCGGTCGACAAGGACAGCCTGCAGAAGGTCGTCGAGGAACTCGGCGTGATGTTCAACGACACCGGGGCAGACCTGCAGCGTCTGCTCGACGGCGGTTCGAAGTTCATCGCCGAGGCCAGCGAGCACACCGACGAGACGATTGCGCTGCTGAACGACGGCCTGACGGTCCTGCGCACGCAGCAGGGCCAGAAGGAGAACATTCGCAAGTTCGCCGCCGACCTGAACACGGTGACGACGATGCTGCGCGAGAACGACGGCAGCCTGCGCACCGTCCTCAGCGCCACCCCGGGTGCCGCGCGCGAGCTGACCAGTCTGCTGAAGGAGCTGGAGCCGACCCTGCCGATCCTCTTCGGCGACCTCGTCACGATCGACCAGATCCTGGTGACGGAGATCGACGGGCTCGAGCAGTTGCTCGTCACCTACCCGGCCCTGATCTCGGGTGGTCCGACCGGCAGTACGGCCGACGGCTACGGCCACGTCAACCTGCAGTTCGACTACAGCGTCCCGCCCTGCACCAAGGGCTATGTGCCGCCCGCGGACTGGCGTTCCACGCAGGACCTGACCGATGTGGAGGCAGCCGACGTGAGCTGTACGGCGCCCGCGCCGTACGCCATGCGGGGCAGCAAGTACGCCCCGGCGAACCGCAAGAACCGGGCGTCCCCGGGCCGCGTCTACAGTGGCACCTACGACCCGTCCACCGGCGCTGTGCCCGGACTGGTCGACACAGCAGGGAACCCGGTGAAGTTGATGCAGCCGGAGAACCTGTCCGTCCTGGGAGGGGATGCGTGGAAGTGGCTGTTGGTGGGTCCGGTGGCGAGCCGGTGATCCCGGCTCTGACCGAGGAACGCAGCCGCGCACGTCTCAACATCGCGCTGTATGCCGCGATCGTCATCTTCGCCTGCATGGCCGTTCTGGTCGGGCTCGCGTTGAAGTCGGAGCTGGACTCGCGCGTCGACGGTGTCGACGTGGTGCCCGGTGCCGGCCAGGACGTCGGCCGCGGCATCGTCCAGGCGGTCCCGCTGGCCAAGGACACCGAGCAGGAGCGGGTCGCCGCGCAACTCGAGGCCGCGACGAAGATGGTCAACGCGTTCGTGAACTTCAGCTACAAGGAGCCTGACGCCACCATCAAGTCGGTGCAGTCGATGTCGACCGGCGACTTCCTCACGGAGTACAACAAGGGCGTCTCGGGTCTGAAGAAGTTGGCCAGCGAGGCCCAGTCCAGCATGGTCGCTGAGGTCGTCTGGTCCGGACTCGTGGCCGGTGACAACGACTCGGCCACCGTGATCGTTGCCACCAGCGGCACGGTCACC includes these proteins:
- a CDS encoding MCE family protein; amino-acid sequence: MLVNIHHDSAKEHNRLLVAGVVFLSVIALLLWLSIAIYNKTFDNSTIVTVKADRAGLQLAKFGDVRLNGALVGRVDKISQDGEEAEITLAIEPDAATKIPANVEVQILPTTLFGQKFVALIRPEAASETPLKDGDVIPSDRVETNVELSQILADLFPLLRAVRPADLNATLNALLTALEGRGEDIGETMDQLGQYIGAIDESLPTLRKDLIALAEVADAYDLAAPDLLDVLDNVTVSSKTVTEKAADLDVFFSDLTGLANTSRRILGDNEQNLIRMGQVTAPVIALLARYSPEFPCLIRGAANYEPILSKTFEGNVVKQYMEFFTPQFRPYDERDLPEYGEVGHGPWCAGLPSFKVPADQKTLDQGSDIDEKGGYLPFPIPGLPNPNPAAHIDSGYAGSAGEQEVLNAMLAGDSGRTPEAYGALGSLLYGPVVREGQAAG
- a CDS encoding MCE family protein; translation: MRTPRLRGWARGAAALLAGTVLLTGCDFDGAYDLPLPGHPVDADDAFEITAYFKDVLNVVPRSPVMVDDVVVGEVTEVERAGWNAKVTLILRKDVKLPDNVIADIRQVSLLGEKYVALEAPKEQAATGRLAEGDTIQLAQTGRNPEVEEVLGALSFLLSGGGVAQLGTIVHEANQVMSGREDRLRNLLSSLDSVVGTIDQQKVDIINALQSMNNLTTKLNAEKDTIGEALDATGPAIKVLAAQHEELIAMLDALDKLGKVGTRVINASKEDVLSILKDLSPVLRKLTEADEQLAPGLNLLVSFPFPQSANKIVEGDYADTIIRADLDIANLYKTLGLPEIQLPDLGEVLDQVTRCLRSGNLLGTACAKVLNDVNLLKDLQDQCKTAALKTSPVCKLLNSLPTLDLNDLLKNGLLGADGPLGGLTRGLAGVEPSYNNSSTESLLGATA
- a CDS encoding MlaD family protein yields the protein MARASDARVLRLGVITLVLMTLISAATFNLGKFPGFRGTTYYAEFSDASGIHKGNIVQVGGIRVGRVSDVTLDGDKVLVKFDLDGDVDFGKDSTASIEVLNLLGEKYLDVQPVGKGQLAEGGTIPVERTESAYDIVGVFSDLTNTTEEIDTQQLSEALDTVADTLDVSAPEIQASFDGIARLSRSVASRDEEIQTLFASSKEVTKVLSERSDDIVQLMKSSDLVFQELTKRQAAVHDLLVNARLLAQELRGLVKDNEKQIGPALKEVNGLVTFLTGKKNKLKETLAALGPYVSILSNIIGTGPWFDAYAANLLALPTGEFLPGFPE
- a CDS encoding MCE family protein: MTMVSSIFKRIDRRVLILVGVVLLVGVMINVFNSPKEMKTVTANFPRAVSVYKGTDVRVLGVNVGKVTAVIPAGNSVRVEMEYDASYKIPAGAQAVIVTPTLVADRFVQLTPVYVGGDVMADGADIALPQTGVPVELDRIYASLQSLTQALGPNGVNADGTLDHLLAAGEKAFSGQGTKGNQMIRDLAQAAETFGDGAGPLFETVTYLAEFTRTLAENDTLVRAFMQDLTGVSAMLAEESDELEQAVTAVAQAVGSVESFVKNNRDAFVTDVEKLTEVLSTIVSEKDNLKKAMEVAPVAMGNLHMGFDHVSGSQNSRIGIGGQIWDADGFLCAVIQQQPGMPAALKDTTCDLIEKLLEPIVSQLPWLPPEYKSYLPKQVDTKQGIRRPEVTEVSYSTGDNASVENLLGGGQ
- a CDS encoding MlaD family protein, with the protein product MTRGVRIRLMAFVVLSAVGITYITASYLGLVDKVTGRGLTVTATLPGSGGIFEGSEVTYRGVKIGKVSRVVPTEEGIDLTLALEHDAKVPLDSAISVHNLSAVGEQYFDFQPADDKGPYAKDGSKFIGNDDSLPVDEGDLLVDLNQFVQSVDKDSLQKVVEELGVMFNDTGADLQRLLDGGSKFIAEASEHTDETIALLNDGLTVLRTQQGQKENIRKFAADLNTVTTMLRENDGSLRTVLSATPGAARELTSLLKELEPTLPILFGDLVTIDQILVTEIDGLEQLLVTYPALISGGPTGSTADGYGHVNLQFDYSVPPCTKGYVPPADWRSTQDLTDVEAADVSCTAPAPYAMRGSKYAPANRKNRASPGRVYSGTYDPSTGAVPGLVDTAGNPVKLMQPENLSVLGGDAWKWLLVGPVASR
- a CDS encoding MCE family protein — translated: MSSLPTEANLRRQRNAPTYAAAIKLGIFTLVSIFVTGLLAVIMGNIGFGDRNEFRAIFTNATSLSKGDDVRVAGVNVGEVKKVEHHNRSQAIVTFKVDTGVKMTTASRAEIRFLNLVGDRYMALEAGTGSEDARPLESGATIPVDHTKPALDLTVLFDGFKPLFAALSPDQVNELSMNLVQVLQGEGGTVKSLLAHTASLTGTLADRDALIGDVVTNLSQTLKTVDERHDQLSTLVIELKDWMTDLAKDRNTIGSSLDNISQLTVTVADLLRRGRPLLKEDIAALRALSKLLNKPENRANLSQLLDRMPETMQDQTRTGTYGSWYQYYVCGFSAKIRLPVIADLPILKEIQKYIGDINFHSSAPRCQN